In a single window of the Synechococcus sp. MW101C3 genome:
- a CDS encoding ATP-dependent Clp protease proteolytic subunit — translation MSVSAPYYGDSAVMRTPPPDLPSLLLKERIVYLGLPLFSDDDAKRQMGVDVTELIIAQMLYLEFDNPEKPIFFYINSTGTSWYSGDAIGFETEAFAICDTIRYVKPPVHTICIGQAMGTAAMILSAGAKGHRAALPHASIVLHQPRSGARGQASDIQIRAQEVLTNKRTMLEMLSETTGRSVEQLSKDSDRMTYLTPREALEYGLIDRILTTQKVPVPLAGAV, via the coding sequence ATGTCGGTGTCGGCTCCCTACTACGGCGATTCCGCCGTGATGCGCACACCGCCGCCCGACCTGCCGTCGCTGCTGCTCAAGGAACGCATCGTTTACCTGGGCCTGCCCCTCTTCTCCGACGACGACGCCAAGCGCCAGATGGGCGTGGACGTGACCGAGCTGATCATCGCCCAGATGCTTTATCTGGAGTTCGATAATCCCGAGAAGCCGATCTTCTTCTATATCAATTCCACCGGCACCAGCTGGTATTCCGGTGACGCGATCGGCTTTGAAACCGAGGCCTTCGCTATCTGCGACACGATCCGCTACGTGAAGCCGCCGGTGCACACGATCTGCATCGGCCAGGCGATGGGCACCGCCGCGATGATCCTCTCGGCTGGGGCCAAGGGGCACCGGGCGGCCCTGCCCCATGCGTCGATCGTGCTGCACCAGCCCCGCTCCGGCGCCCGCGGCCAGGCCAGCGACATCCAGATCCGCGCCCAGGAAGTGCTCACCAACAAGCGCACCATGCTGGAGATGCTTTCGGAAACCACCGGCCGCAGCGTGGAGCAGCTCAGCAAGGACTCCGACCGCATGACCTACCTCACCCCCCGCGAGGCTCTGGAATACGGCCTGATCGACCGCATCCTCACCACCCAGAAGGTGCCGGTGCCACTGGCTGGCGCCGTCTGA
- a CDS encoding glycosyltransferase, producing the protein MPRVPDQIALVHEWFTPRSVGGSELVVQEMDALLHPHLFALVDGESRRSQSWLHRRTIRTSFIQQLPWGVSHVQQYLPLLPLAIEQLDLRGYPLVLSSSHLVAKGVLTDPEQLHVSYVHTPVRYAWDQMHAYLSRSAIARSPLGPLLRWQLHQLRQWDVVSAGRVDRILANSRFTARRIRRYWGRRSAVLHPPVAVDRFDCHLPRDDFYLSVCRLVPYKRVDLMVEAFNRTGLPLWLVGDGPERQRLEQLAGPSVRFLGRCSEEEVNGLMGRCRAFLHAGLEDFGIAPVEAMAAGAPVIGLGQGGLLDSVRCLNSGSAHPTGLLFDAPTSSSLVAALEQFEQQRLWSRFPPERQRAWAETFAPERFRERLLGLLERYWQQHGVRLNQGRQPLPWPQG; encoded by the coding sequence ATGCCCAGGGTGCCCGACCAGATCGCCCTCGTTCACGAGTGGTTCACCCCCCGGTCCGTGGGCGGCTCGGAGCTGGTGGTCCAGGAAATGGACGCCCTGCTGCATCCGCACCTGTTCGCGCTTGTGGACGGGGAAAGCCGCCGGTCCCAGAGCTGGCTGCACAGGCGCACGATCCGCACCTCCTTCATCCAGCAACTGCCCTGGGGGGTCAGTCACGTACAGCAGTATCTGCCCCTGCTGCCCCTGGCGATCGAACAGCTCGACCTGCGGGGCTATCCGCTGGTGCTGAGCAGCTCCCATCTGGTTGCCAAGGGCGTGCTCACCGACCCCGAACAGCTGCACGTCAGTTACGTGCACACCCCGGTGCGCTACGCCTGGGACCAGATGCACGCCTACCTGTCGCGCTCCGCCATCGCCCGCAGTCCGCTGGGGCCGCTGCTGCGCTGGCAGCTGCACCAACTGCGTCAGTGGGACGTGGTCAGTGCCGGTCGCGTCGATCGGATCCTCGCCAACTCCCGCTTCACCGCACGCCGCATCCGGCGCTACTGGGGCCGCCGTAGTGCGGTGCTGCACCCACCGGTGGCGGTCGATCGCTTCGATTGCCATCTGCCCCGCGACGACTTCTATCTCTCCGTCTGCCGGTTGGTGCCCTACAAGCGGGTGGACCTGATGGTGGAGGCCTTCAACCGCACCGGTCTGCCGTTGTGGCTGGTGGGTGACGGGCCGGAACGGCAGCGCCTGGAGCAGCTGGCGGGTCCGAGCGTGCGTTTCCTCGGGCGCTGTTCGGAGGAGGAGGTGAACGGCCTGATGGGTCGCTGCCGAGCGTTTCTGCATGCCGGCCTGGAGGATTTCGGCATCGCGCCGGTGGAGGCCATGGCGGCGGGAGCGCCTGTGATCGGTCTGGGGCAGGGGGGCCTGCTCGACAGTGTCCGTTGCCTCAACAGCGGCAGCGCGCACCCCACCGGCCTGTTGTTCGACGCGCCCACCAGCTCCAGCCTCGTGGCAGCCCTGGAGCAGTTCGAACAGCAACGCCTCTGGTCCCGGTTCCCGCCAGAGCGGCAACGGGCATGGGCCGAGACCTTCGCCCCCGAGCGCTTCCGGGAGCGGCTGCTGGGCTTACTGGAGCGCTACTGGCAGCAGCACGGGGTCCGCCTGAATCAGGGCCGTCAGCCCCTTCCATGGCCCCAGGGCTGA
- a CDS encoding cell division protein FtsQ/DivIB, translated as MSQAPLPPGVERRRQLRLQRRNERLRNVWRLLLLSAGAAGLGYGLLRQGWSLRGPDQVLVIGSEQVSREEVIRAAQLRFPLTLLSLQPRELKDRLAATLPVEQVGVQRLMLPPRLRIDLVDRQAVAMAERRTPAGLQRGCVDRLGNWMNCGPHQLTAKSGGVSPSSLLVLGWQPAYRAPLAQVLAEREQLGGNLSQIRFEPTGTIVLLTRNLGEVRLGPPDGQLTRRLEVLEHLEEELPARVKGKPVNTIDLSDPDRPELGLSVRTPASAAPRRTPPTTN; from the coding sequence GTGAGCCAGGCCCCTCTGCCTCCTGGGGTGGAGCGGCGCCGCCAGTTGCGCCTTCAGCGCCGCAATGAGCGCCTGCGCAATGTCTGGCGTCTGCTGCTGCTCTCCGCTGGTGCCGCCGGTCTGGGGTACGGGCTGCTGCGCCAGGGCTGGTCGTTGCGGGGGCCGGATCAGGTGCTGGTGATCGGCAGTGAGCAGGTGAGCCGCGAGGAGGTGATCCGCGCCGCCCAGCTGCGCTTTCCACTCACCCTGTTGAGCCTGCAGCCACGGGAGCTCAAGGACCGGCTGGCGGCGACGTTGCCGGTGGAGCAGGTGGGCGTCCAGCGCCTGATGCTGCCGCCCCGTCTGCGCATCGATCTGGTCGATCGCCAGGCAGTGGCCATGGCTGAACGCCGCACCCCTGCCGGCCTCCAGCGGGGCTGTGTGGACCGGCTCGGCAACTGGATGAACTGCGGCCCCCACCAGCTGACGGCCAAATCCGGCGGCGTCTCACCCAGCAGCCTGCTGGTGCTGGGCTGGCAGCCGGCCTACCGAGCGCCCCTGGCCCAGGTGTTGGCTGAACGGGAACAGCTGGGTGGAAACCTCAGCCAGATCCGCTTCGAGCCCACCGGCACGATCGTGCTGCTCACCCGCAACCTGGGCGAGGTGCGCCTGGGGCCCCCAGATGGCCAGCTCACCCGTCGCCTCGAGGTGCTGGAGCATCTGGAAGAGGAGCTTCCTGCCCGGGTGAAGGGCAAGCCGGTGAACACGATCGATCTGAGCGATCCCGACCGACCGGAACTGGGCCTCAGCGTGCGCACGCCTGCGTCTGCCGCCCCTCGCCGTACCCCACCCACGACCAACTGA
- the panB gene encoding 3-methyl-2-oxobutanoate hydroxymethyltransferase: MRPADLIQRKQAGLPIRVLTAWDALSAALVQAAGVEAVLVGDSLAMVVLGHATTLPVTLEEMIHHTKAVGRGLQGAAAERPMVICDLPFLSYQCGGDLAMAAAGRVLKETEAAAVKLEGGEAETVQVVDRLVRSGVPVMGHLGLTPQSVHQLGYRRQANDPISQERLRRQARDLEAAGCFALVLEHVPAPLASSLRSQLAIPVIGIGAGDDCDGQVRVTADLLGLTSRQPPFSPPLIDGRQLAVQALRQWTEDWTPAAPTIRPSPAAPHC, from the coding sequence CTGCGCCCTGCAGATCTGATCCAACGCAAGCAGGCCGGTCTGCCGATCCGGGTGCTCACTGCCTGGGATGCCCTCTCGGCAGCGCTGGTGCAGGCCGCCGGCGTGGAAGCGGTGCTTGTGGGCGATTCGCTGGCGATGGTGGTGCTCGGCCACGCCACCACCTTGCCGGTCACGCTGGAGGAAATGATCCACCACACCAAGGCGGTGGGCCGCGGCCTACAGGGCGCTGCGGCGGAGCGGCCCATGGTGATCTGTGATCTGCCCTTTCTCAGTTATCAGTGCGGCGGTGATCTGGCCATGGCTGCCGCCGGCCGGGTGCTGAAGGAAACCGAGGCGGCGGCGGTGAAGCTGGAAGGCGGTGAGGCGGAAACCGTGCAGGTGGTGGACCGGCTGGTGCGCAGTGGCGTGCCGGTGATGGGGCACCTCGGTCTCACCCCCCAGTCGGTGCACCAGCTGGGCTACCGGCGCCAGGCGAACGATCCGATCAGCCAGGAACGGTTGCGGCGCCAGGCCAGGGATCTGGAGGCGGCCGGCTGCTTCGCCCTGGTTCTGGAGCATGTGCCTGCCCCGCTGGCTTCCAGCCTGCGGAGCCAGCTCGCGATTCCTGTGATCGGCATCGGTGCCGGCGACGACTGCGACGGCCAGGTGCGGGTCACGGCCGATCTGCTCGGACTGACCAGCCGGCAGCCGCCGTTCAGTCCGCCACTGATCGATGGGCGCCAGCTGGCGGTGCAGGCCCTGCGCCAATGGACGGAAGACTGGACGCCCGCTGCTCCCACCATTCGACCATCACCCGCAGCACCGCATTGCTGA
- a CDS encoding ATP-dependent Clp protease proteolytic subunit, producing MPIGTPSVPYRLPGSQYERWVDIYTRLGVERILFLGSEVNDGIANSLVAQMLYLDSDDNSKPIYLYINSPGGSVTAGLAIFDTIQYVKSEVITICVGLAASMGAFLLAAGTKGKRLALPHARIMIHQPLGGTSQRQASDIEIEAREILRIKDMLNQSLADMSGQSLEKIAKDTDRDYFLSAAEAKAYGLIDRVIDHPSEV from the coding sequence ATGCCCATCGGCACCCCCAGCGTTCCTTACCGTCTCCCCGGCAGCCAGTACGAGCGCTGGGTGGACATCTACACGCGGCTCGGCGTGGAGCGCATTCTCTTTCTGGGCTCGGAGGTGAACGACGGCATCGCTAACAGCCTGGTGGCGCAGATGCTCTACCTCGATTCCGACGACAACAGCAAACCGATCTACCTCTACATCAACTCGCCGGGTGGCTCGGTTACGGCGGGTCTGGCGATCTTCGACACCATCCAGTATGTGAAGTCGGAGGTGATCACCATCTGCGTGGGTCTGGCGGCCAGTATGGGCGCCTTCCTGTTGGCGGCAGGCACCAAGGGCAAACGGCTCGCCCTGCCGCACGCGCGGATCATGATCCACCAGCCCCTTGGCGGCACCAGCCAGCGCCAGGCCAGCGACATCGAGATCGAGGCGCGCGAGATCCTGCGCATCAAGGACATGCTCAACCAGAGTCTGGCGGACATGTCCGGCCAGAGCCTGGAGAAGATCGCCAAAGACACCGACCGCGACTACTTCCTCAGTGCCGCCGAGGCCAAGGCTTACGGGCTGATCGATCGGGTGATCGACCACCCCAGCGAGGTCTGA
- the ftsZ gene encoding cell division protein FtsZ encodes METAPEGLPLVDHVGSNGHAVTSSHPSSNGIVPSQTARIEVIGVGGGGSNAVNRMIASDLQGVGFRVLNTDAQALLLSQAQNRLQLGQKLTRGLGAGGNPAIGQKAAEESRNELQEAMQGADLVFIAAGMGGGTGTGAAPILAEVAKECGALTVGIVTKPFSFEGRKRLRQAEEGIARLAEHVDTLIVIPNDRLRDAIAGAPLQEAFRHADDVLRQGVKGISDIITKPGLVNVDFADVRSVMTLAGTALLGIGVGSGRSRAIEAAQAAMSSPLLESARIDGAKGCVINVSGGKDMTLEDMTTAAEVIYDMVDPDANIIIGAVVDDLLEGEIHVTVIATGFESGAPYRSERSTPSFATPPAAESPADHRGAKIPPFLLNRQSHPREE; translated from the coding sequence ATGGAGACTGCACCGGAAGGCCTCCCCCTCGTCGACCACGTTGGCTCCAACGGACACGCCGTGACTTCTTCTCATCCCAGCAGCAACGGCATCGTTCCCAGCCAGACGGCCCGCATCGAGGTGATCGGCGTCGGTGGTGGAGGAAGCAACGCCGTGAACCGGATGATCGCTTCCGATCTGCAGGGGGTGGGCTTCCGCGTTCTCAACACCGACGCCCAGGCCCTGCTCCTCTCCCAGGCCCAGAACCGGCTGCAGCTCGGCCAGAAACTCACCCGCGGCCTCGGTGCCGGTGGCAACCCTGCCATCGGTCAGAAAGCGGCGGAAGAGTCCCGCAATGAGCTCCAGGAAGCGATGCAGGGTGCCGATCTGGTGTTCATCGCCGCAGGCATGGGGGGTGGCACGGGCACCGGTGCCGCACCGATCCTTGCCGAGGTGGCCAAGGAGTGCGGCGCCCTCACCGTGGGGATCGTCACCAAGCCATTCAGTTTCGAGGGTCGCAAGCGGCTGCGCCAGGCTGAGGAGGGCATCGCCCGTCTGGCGGAGCACGTCGACACCCTGATCGTCATCCCCAACGACCGCCTGCGCGATGCCATTGCCGGCGCTCCCCTCCAGGAAGCCTTCCGTCACGCCGACGACGTCCTGCGCCAGGGCGTCAAGGGCATCAGCGACATCATCACCAAACCGGGCCTGGTGAACGTCGACTTTGCTGACGTGCGCTCGGTGATGACCCTTGCGGGCACCGCTCTGCTGGGCATCGGCGTGGGCTCGGGGCGCTCCCGCGCGATCGAGGCCGCTCAGGCGGCGATGAGCAGCCCGCTGCTGGAATCGGCCCGCATCGACGGCGCCAAGGGCTGTGTCATCAATGTGAGCGGCGGCAAGGACATGACCCTTGAGGACATGACCACCGCGGCGGAGGTCATTTACGACATGGTCGACCCCGACGCCAACATCATCATTGGCGCCGTCGTCGACGACCTCCTCGAGGGCGAGATCCACGTGACCGTGATCGCCACTGGCTTTGAGAGTGGTGCTCCTTACCGCTCAGAACGCTCCACCCCCTCCTTCGCCACGCCGCCAGCCGCCGAATCCCCCGCCGATCACCGCGGCGCCAAGATTCCTCCCTTCCTGCTCAACCGCCAGTCCCACCCCCGCGAGGAGTGA
- the hemW gene encoding radical SAM family heme chaperone HemW: MDIPTTGESRGPRSAYVHIPFCQRRCFYCDFAVVPLGDRADGASSGSIQAYLRLLLSEIAASPAGPPLSTVYLGGGTPSLLTPGQIRTVLEALKQRYGIAAGAEITLEMDPASFDRPRLDGVLAAGVNRVSLGGQSFDDGVLERLGRRHRRRDLLEAASWLQQARQHGDLRSWSLDLIQGLPQQDLAHWRGQLEQALALSPPHLSIYDLIVEPGTVFARRQQQGQLELPEPDLGADLMDLTGERLRAAGYGHYEISNYARPGHASRHNRVYWSGAGWWGFGMGATSAPYGLRLARPRTRAAYAAWLTEGMEQPKATETDQPATEPSGGGMAFDELMIVGLRRREGVAMAELARRHGLSNADLEDLLAQLSGAHCRELLRIEGGRWRLSDPAGLALSNAVLRVMVEWWEQRASSLPSIGAGPAPPAGAHRSVAD; encoded by the coding sequence ATGGACATCCCCACCACTGGTGAATCCCGGGGGCCGCGCAGCGCCTATGTGCATATCCCGTTCTGTCAGCGGCGCTGCTTCTACTGCGACTTCGCCGTGGTGCCGCTCGGTGATCGGGCCGATGGCGCCAGCTCCGGCTCGATCCAGGCCTACCTGAGGCTGCTGCTGAGCGAAATCGCCGCCAGCCCCGCCGGCCCGCCGCTCTCCACGGTGTATCTGGGGGGTGGCACACCTTCGCTGCTCACCCCTGGCCAGATCCGCACCGTGCTGGAGGCGTTGAAGCAGCGCTACGGCATCGCCGCCGGGGCCGAGATCACCCTGGAGATGGATCCCGCCAGTTTTGATCGCCCCCGGCTCGATGGTGTGCTGGCGGCGGGGGTGAACCGCGTCAGCCTGGGGGGCCAGAGCTTCGATGACGGGGTGCTGGAGCGGCTGGGGCGGCGCCACCGGCGCCGGGATCTGTTGGAAGCGGCCAGCTGGTTGCAGCAGGCGCGCCAGCACGGTGACCTGCGCAGCTGGAGCCTGGATCTGATTCAGGGCCTGCCGCAGCAGGACCTGGCCCACTGGCGCGGGCAACTGGAGCAGGCCCTTGCCCTGAGCCCGCCCCACCTCTCGATCTACGACCTGATCGTGGAGCCCGGCACCGTGTTCGCCAGGCGGCAACAGCAGGGCCAGCTGGAGCTGCCGGAGCCGGATCTGGGCGCCGACCTGATGGATCTCACCGGGGAGCGCCTGCGCGCGGCTGGCTACGGCCACTACGAGATCTCCAACTACGCCAGGCCTGGCCACGCTTCCCGCCATAACCGCGTGTACTGGAGCGGCGCGGGTTGGTGGGGCTTCGGCATGGGTGCCACCTCGGCGCCTTACGGCCTGCGGCTGGCCCGGCCCCGTACCCGCGCGGCCTATGCCGCCTGGTTGACAGAGGGGATGGAACAGCCCAAAGCCACAGAAACAGACCAGCCGGCAACTGAGCCCAGCGGTGGCGGCATGGCGTTCGATGAACTGATGATCGTGGGGCTGCGGCGGCGCGAGGGGGTGGCCATGGCCGAGCTGGCCCGCCGCCATGGCCTCAGCAACGCCGACCTCGAGGATCTGTTGGCCCAGCTCTCAGGCGCCCACTGCCGCGAACTGTTGCGGATCGAGGGGGGGCGCTGGCGGCTCAGCGATCCCGCCGGCCTCGCCCTCAGCAATGCGGTGCTGCGGGTGATGGTCGAATGGTGGGAGCAGCGGGCGTCCAGTCTTCCGTCCATTGGCGCAGGGCCTGCACCGCCAGCTGGCGCCCATCGATCAGTGGCGGACTGA
- the ilvC gene encoding ketol-acid reductoisomerase has translation MAQLFYDSDADLSLLDGKTVAIIGYGSQGHAHALNLKDSGVNVVVGLYEGSRSAEKAKADGLEVLSVAEAAERADWIMVLLPDETQKKVYDAEIAPHLSAGKILSFAHGFNIRFGLVVPPKDVDVVMIAPKGPGHTVRWEYQNGQGVPALFAIEQDASGQARPLAMAYAKAIGGTRAGILETNFKEETETDLFGEQAVLCGGLSELVKAGFETLVDAGYQPELAYFECLHEVKLIVDLMVKGGLTAMRDSISNTAEYGDYVSGPRLITDDTKAEMKRILADIQDGTFARNFVAECEAGKPAMTAARERDAHHPIEKVGKGLRAMFSWLKVA, from the coding sequence ATGGCCCAGCTTTTCTACGACTCCGACGCCGATCTGAGCCTGCTTGACGGCAAAACGGTGGCCATCATCGGCTATGGCTCCCAGGGCCACGCCCATGCCCTGAACCTCAAGGACAGTGGGGTGAATGTGGTGGTGGGCCTTTATGAAGGCAGCCGCTCGGCCGAGAAGGCCAAAGCCGATGGCTTGGAAGTGCTCAGCGTGGCCGAGGCGGCCGAGCGGGCCGACTGGATCATGGTGCTCCTGCCCGACGAAACCCAGAAGAAGGTCTACGACGCCGAAATCGCGCCCCATCTGAGCGCCGGCAAGATCCTCAGCTTCGCCCACGGCTTCAACATCCGCTTCGGCTTGGTGGTGCCTCCCAAGGACGTTGACGTGGTGATGATCGCCCCCAAGGGTCCTGGCCACACCGTGCGCTGGGAATACCAGAACGGCCAGGGCGTGCCCGCCCTGTTCGCGATCGAGCAGGACGCCAGCGGCCAGGCCCGGCCCCTGGCCATGGCCTACGCCAAGGCAATCGGCGGCACCCGCGCCGGCATCCTTGAAACCAACTTCAAGGAGGAAACCGAAACCGACCTGTTCGGCGAACAGGCCGTGCTCTGCGGTGGCCTCAGCGAACTGGTGAAAGCAGGCTTCGAAACCCTGGTGGATGCCGGCTATCAGCCCGAGCTGGCCTATTTCGAGTGCCTGCACGAAGTGAAGCTGATCGTGGATCTGATGGTGAAGGGCGGTCTCACCGCCATGCGCGATTCGATCTCCAATACCGCCGAATACGGCGATTACGTGAGCGGCCCGCGCCTGATCACCGACGACACCAAAGCGGAGATGAAGCGCATCCTCGCCGACATCCAGGACGGCACCTTCGCCCGCAATTTCGTGGCCGAATGTGAGGCGGGCAAGCCCGCCATGACCGCCGCCCGCGAGCGCGATGCCCACCATCCGATCGAGAAGGTCGGCAAGGGGCTGCGCGCCATGTTCAGCTGGCTCAAAGTGGCCTGA
- a CDS encoding sugar transferase, with protein sequence MVNASSNPYRPATPPPFLSASATPSTLSHSAALSATSSAITPLPGRRSALTAVPTSRDRPTAAQLIEAQSTTSRVVKRTGDIVFSLAVLGLGSPLFLMLAALVKVSSPGPVFYVQRRIGRGFRDFGCIKFRTMRKDADLMLQALLEQSPELKREYGKDFKLKADPRITPIGRFLRRSSLDELPQFLNVLRGEMSVVGPRPIVRDELRRYGRRMNEVLAVRPGITGLWQVSGRNNLRYAERVRMDVAYARHRSLCADLSIILRTVGVVLFPRDRGAY encoded by the coding sequence ATGGTGAACGCCAGCAGCAACCCCTACAGACCCGCCACCCCGCCACCGTTCCTGTCCGCATCAGCGACCCCTTCCACCCTTTCCCACTCCGCCGCCCTGTCCGCCACTTCCTCCGCCATCACCCCGCTGCCAGGCAGGAGATCCGCACTCACTGCCGTGCCGACTTCCCGCGATCGGCCCACCGCGGCGCAATTGATCGAAGCCCAGAGCACCACATCCCGGGTGGTCAAGCGGACCGGTGACATCGTCTTTTCGCTGGCGGTGCTAGGGCTCGGTAGCCCGTTGTTCCTGATGTTGGCAGCCCTAGTAAAGGTGAGTTCGCCTGGGCCGGTGTTCTACGTGCAGCGGCGCATCGGACGGGGCTTCCGCGATTTCGGTTGCATCAAATTCCGCACCATGCGTAAAGATGCTGACCTCATGCTTCAGGCGTTGCTCGAGCAATCCCCTGAACTCAAACGCGAATACGGCAAGGATTTCAAACTCAAGGCCGATCCCAGGATCACACCGATTGGCCGCTTTCTGCGTCGCTCCAGCCTTGATGAGCTGCCCCAATTCCTCAATGTGCTTCGAGGTGAGATGAGCGTGGTGGGTCCCCGGCCGATCGTCAGGGACGAGCTCAGGCGCTACGGGCGCCGCATGAATGAGGTGCTGGCAGTAAGGCCCGGGATTACCGGCCTCTGGCAGGTGTCGGGGCGCAACAATCTCCGCTACGCCGAACGGGTGCGGATGGATGTGGCCTATGCCCGCCACCGCAGCTTGTGCGCCGATCTTTCGATCATTCTGCGCACTGTGGGGGTGGTCCTCTTCCCGAGAGACCGCGGCGCATACTGA
- a CDS encoding CobD/CbiB family cobalamin biosynthesis protein, whose product MSSSGAAAALLAWLTVAAACGLDRWLGDPAGWLHPVQVMGWWISVLRRSAEAWAGDRPGRLRLAGACITVLLVGGSAGAGWLLEALAWRQPALGLPLLWLGLTSCLAGASLEQAVRAAVAPLERHPAEAPPSPEALAEARARLAWIVGRDVDQLDEAGILRAAAETAAENSVDGLFAPLFWLLVGAGLWLTAGLMPPAAGLMVSADGLIVTGHTLAHGVPPVPGPLALGWAFKASSTLDSMLGYRRGRLRWLGTAGARLDDLLTWLPCRLVALTLPLLQAGRSQAVAQLRLALREGGPDPSPNAGVSQAAFAAAAHLRLGGANHYGGVRIDKPVLGAGWPAADQAGVERLLRLSRQLELLWLLVALPLLVLIAALRPR is encoded by the coding sequence TTGAGCAGCAGCGGTGCAGCTGCTGCCCTGCTGGCCTGGCTGACCGTGGCAGCGGCCTGCGGACTTGACCGCTGGCTCGGCGATCCCGCCGGCTGGCTGCATCCGGTGCAGGTGATGGGTTGGTGGATCAGCGTCTTGCGCCGGAGCGCAGAAGCCTGGGCCGGCGATCGGCCTGGGCGGCTTCGCCTGGCCGGTGCCTGCATCACCGTGCTCTTGGTGGGCGGCAGTGCTGGCGCCGGTTGGCTGCTGGAGGCGCTGGCCTGGCGCCAGCCGGCGCTGGGTCTGCCGCTGCTCTGGCTGGGCCTGACCAGCTGCCTGGCGGGAGCAAGCCTGGAGCAGGCGGTGCGGGCGGCGGTGGCGCCGCTGGAGCGGCATCCGGCCGAGGCCCCGCCCTCTCCCGAGGCACTGGCGGAGGCCAGGGCTCGCCTGGCGTGGATCGTGGGCCGTGACGTCGACCAGCTGGACGAGGCCGGCATCCTGCGGGCAGCCGCAGAAACCGCCGCCGAAAACAGCGTGGACGGGCTGTTTGCCCCGCTCTTCTGGCTGCTTGTGGGCGCCGGCCTCTGGCTGACGGCTGGATTGATGCCGCCTGCAGCGGGCCTGATGGTCTCCGCAGACGGTCTGATCGTGACTGGGCACACCCTGGCCCACGGTGTGCCCCCTGTGCCCGGGCCGCTGGCGCTCGGCTGGGCCTTCAAGGCCAGCAGCACGCTGGATTCGATGCTGGGGTACCGGCGTGGGCGGCTGCGCTGGCTGGGCACCGCCGGCGCCCGGCTCGACGACCTGCTCACCTGGTTGCCCTGCCGCCTGGTGGCACTCACCCTCCCGCTGTTGCAGGCCGGCCGTTCGCAGGCCGTGGCCCAGCTGCGGCTGGCCTTGCGGGAGGGCGGCCCCGACCCGTCGCCGAATGCGGGCGTGTCACAGGCGGCCTTCGCTGCCGCCGCCCACCTGCGCCTTGGCGGCGCCAATCACTACGGCGGTGTGCGGATCGACAAACCGGTGCTCGGGGCGGGCTGGCCGGCAGCAGACCAGGCAGGCGTGGAGCGCCTGTTGCGGCTGTCCCGGCAACTGGAGCTGCTGTGGCTGCTCGTGGCGTTACCGCTGCTGGTGCTCATCGCGGCCCTGAGACCGCGTTGA
- a CDS encoding PIN/TRAM domain-containing protein: MVDPLILLLFLISGAATGWLGVDLLPENLLIQVTNLEGLRWVLGGFGAFFGLLAGFFFQLLRRRLMRQVRTMPTDLLVSRAVGLILGLLVANLLLAPILLLPLPWEVVFVKPLAAILSNVFFGVLGYNLAEVHGRTLLRLFNPSSAEALLVAEGVLQPATAKILDTSVIIDGRIRGLLESGLLEGQVIVAQAVIDELQQLADSGNAEKRGKGRRGLNLLAALRETYGRRLVVNSTRYEGSGADEKLLKLTADTGGTLLTADYNLAKVAQVQELKVMNLSALVVALRPEVQPGDALQLKIVREGKEADQGVGYLEDGTMVVVEAARKRIGQRLPVTVTGALQTPTGRMVFARCDHEDPRPAAEVRQPAGPR, encoded by the coding sequence ATGGTGGATCCGCTCATCCTGCTGCTGTTTCTCATCTCCGGCGCCGCCACCGGCTGGCTGGGGGTGGATCTGCTGCCGGAAAACCTGCTGATCCAGGTCACCAATCTGGAGGGCCTGCGCTGGGTGCTGGGCGGTTTCGGTGCCTTCTTCGGTCTGTTGGCGGGCTTCTTCTTCCAGCTGCTGCGCCGCCGGCTGATGCGGCAGGTGCGCACCATGCCCACCGACCTGCTGGTGAGCCGGGCGGTGGGCTTGATCCTGGGGCTGCTGGTGGCCAACCTGCTGCTGGCGCCGATCCTGCTGCTGCCGCTTCCCTGGGAGGTGGTGTTCGTCAAGCCGTTGGCGGCGATCCTCAGCAACGTGTTCTTCGGCGTGCTGGGCTACAACCTGGCCGAGGTGCACGGCCGCACCCTGCTGCGCCTGTTCAACCCCTCCAGCGCCGAGGCGTTGCTGGTGGCCGAAGGGGTGCTGCAGCCCGCCACCGCCAAGATCCTCGACACCAGCGTGATCATCGACGGCCGCATCCGGGGGCTGCTGGAGTCGGGATTGCTGGAGGGCCAGGTGATCGTGGCCCAGGCGGTGATCGACGAACTGCAGCAACTGGCCGATTCCGGCAACGCCGAGAAAAGGGGCAAGGGCCGGCGCGGCCTCAACCTGCTGGCGGCGCTGCGGGAAACCTACGGCCGCCGCCTGGTGGTGAACAGCACCCGCTACGAGGGCAGCGGCGCCGACGAGAAGCTGCTCAAGCTCACCGCCGACACCGGCGGCACCCTGCTCACCGCTGACTACAACCTGGCCAAGGTGGCCCAGGTGCAGGAGCTCAAGGTGATGAACCTCAGCGCCCTGGTGGTGGCCCTGCGGCCTGAGGTGCAACCAGGCGATGCCCTGCAGCTCAAGATCGTGCGTGAAGGCAAGGAGGCCGATCAGGGCGTGGGTTACCTGGAAGACGGCACCATGGTGGTGGTGGAGGCTGCCCGCAAGCGCATCGGCCAGCGGCTGCCGGTCACTGTCACGGGCGCCCTGCAGACGCCCACCGGCCGCATGGTGTTCGCCCGCTGCGACCATGAGGATCCCCGACCTGCCGCCGAGGTCCGTCAGCCCGCAGGCCCCCGCTAG